A single region of the Corticium candelabrum chromosome 15, ooCorCand1.1, whole genome shotgun sequence genome encodes:
- the LOC134190634 gene encoding uncharacterized protein LOC134190634, with translation MATLTITERGNPGRPTAVTLVRIQEFLRTPFPGFAVERVSLRSFQINVDREQAIIVTDSNNYITQLDSIRLSFQGRQSPSFEVKSVTELDQLCASLLTKPIYMLARCKVQVGEHYEWNTRVRQYIATDFIVRLETSCEEVRTQLLSLFANAHESFVRGKKFYTKIDINHVICQWFQRSAARRVFAGTCSCTNAEFSFHNSSEPCCNGVMSCNGDPTVCVCTSLLCFPLAIFTCIPYCLYRKCRYDDKTHRLTGEVKIGVNVEISASDLMDIVARWERQVMTEEHERLHGPLGVQPPSYFATNQQPAPLTTSQPRGSPNHSISRRIPSQPPPQPPPYCPPSSNTSTAIPPPTQEAPPPYTVDDTGLPHDDDDDTVPILQHPA, from the exons ATGGCAACGTTGACCATTACCGAGAGAGGGAATCCTGGCCGTCCGACTGCAGTCACTCTCGTTCGCATTCAGGAGTTCCTTCGTACTCCATTTCCGGGCTTTGCTGTGGAACGTGTTAGCCTGCGATCATTTCAAATCAATGTTGACAGAGAGCAGGCGATCATTGTCACAGATTCTAACAACTACATAACACAACTTGACTCTATTAGACTGTCATTTCAG GGCAGACAGAGTCCGTCGTTTGAGGTCAAGTCTGTCACAGAACTCGACCAGCTATGCGCGTCTCTACTAACCAAACCCATCTACATGCTGGCAAGATGCAAAGTCCAAGTCGGCGAGCACTACGAGTGGAACACACGCGTACGCCAGTACATCGCCACAGACTTCATCGTCAGGCTGGAGACAAGCTGCGAAGAAGTGCGCACACAACTCTTAAGTCTATTTGCCAATGCTCACGAATCCTTCGTGAGGGGAAAGAAATTCTACACAAAG attgatatcaatcatgttATTTGTCAGTGGTTCCAACGTTCTGCGGCTCGTCGGGTGTTTGCTGGTACATGCAGTTGTACTAACGCGGAGTTCTCGTTTCATAACTCGTCAGAGCCGTGTTGTAATGGTGTGATGTCGTGCAACGGTGATCCGaccgtgtgtgtctgcacgtCGTTACTCTGTTTTCCGCTTGCGATATTTACCTGCATCCCGTACTGTTTGTATAGGAAGTGTCGTTATGATGATAAGACG caTCGTTTGACCGGTGAGGTAAAAATTGGTGTCAACGTGGAGATATCAGCAAGCGACCTGATGGACATCGTGGCTCGATGGGAAAGACAAGTAATGACAG AAGAACACGAGCGTCTTCACGGCCCACTCGGTGTCCAACCACCTTCCTACTTTGCGACCAATCAACAGCCAGCACCTCTGACTACCTCTCAACCTCGTGGCTCACCTAATCATTCCATTTCTCGGCGTATACCGTCACAGCCACCTCCACAGCCACCTCCATACTGTCCACCATCATCCAACACGTCGACAGCCATCCCACCACCAACACAGGAGGCGCCGCCGCCATACACAGTGGACGACACCGGGCTGCCacacgacgacgacgacgacactGTACCCATTCTACAGCATCCTGCCTaa
- the LOC134190636 gene encoding uncharacterized protein LOC134190636 — MSMSSPLPLGCNHHFHKRSFATLQQRLAHTKYLLIGEVTSNDVAITNISRETNNRTDSEECVRSLHTTDEESKIETESETSMMHETPRETESVQEEVENEDDDLDVTLDSNDYLDFEFVLKRCRDQRQAKQASQKDRLYSINVNKTERKRHSAVEARIARQALDRKKREEKRRKKGDDQSRMIRPIKPERERKREQPQSCGDGVGVIRVVCSSSSRAAQHVQLVPTQHIVNRKNLASGINERLLELQGRDLTPEDYDLLLTLDDLVARPTVNPDVLERLPTHTAMEDDQSDACGVCIDAYKMGDDITMLPCDHRFHSQCINQWLRTVSNRCPLDGNKIV, encoded by the coding sequence ATGTCGATGTCCAGTCCACTACCACTTGGATGCAACCATCACTTCCATAAACGTTCCTTTGCCACACTCCAGCAACGATTGGCTCACACAAAATATTTGTTAATTGGTGAGGTGACGAGCAATGATGTAGCCATTACCAACATCTCTAGGGAGACCAACAATCGTACAGACAGTGAAGAATGTGTGAGGAGTTTGCACACAACGGATGAAGAAAGTAAAATAGAAACAGAAAGTGAGACATCAATGATGCATGAGACACCAAGAGAAACGGAAAGCGTGCAAGAGGAAGTGGAGAATGAGGATGATGACTTGGATGTAACTCTCGACTCTAATGATTACCTCGACTTCGAATTTGTATTGAAACGATGTCGAGATCAGAGACAAGCAAAGCAGGCGTCTCAAAAGGATCGTCTCTACTCAATAAATGTGAATAAAACCGAACGGAAGAGACACAGTGCCGTGGAGGCTCGAATTGCACGACAAGCTCTTGATAGGAAGAAACGAGAAGAGAAACGAAGGAAAAAGGGAGACGACCAGAGTCGGATGATTCGACCGATAAAACCAGAGCGAGAAAGGAAGAGAGAGCAGCCACAGAGTTGTGGAGATGGTGTCGGAGTCATTCGAGTCGTTTGTTCGTCGTCGAGTCGTGCTGCCCAACACGTACAACTCGTGCCCACACAACACATCGTGAATCGAAAGAATCTAGCCAGTGGGATAAACGAGAGACTCCTAGAGCTGCAAGGCAGAGACCTAACACCCGAAGATTACGACCTTCTGTTGACTCTCGACGACCTCGTCGCTCGTCCTACGGTCAATCCCGACGTCCTCGAGAGGCTACCGACCCACACAGCAATGGAGGACGATCAGAGCGACGCATGTGGCGTGTGCATCGATGCATACAAAATGGGGGATGACATCACAATGTTGCCATGCGATCACAGATTCCACAGTCAGTGTATCAACCAGTGGCTCAGGACTGTGTCGAACAGATGCCCGTTGGATGGGAACAAGATCGTTTAA
- the LOC134190851 gene encoding ankyrin repeat domain-containing protein 50-like, which produces MKKTHLVSLSIESFLFTLSGRTAIHWAAVNNHVTIVERLVSCSVPVDIKDNVGCTSLWFAASNGHVCCVDVLLKHGASPQHESKSEGSPLEIAKQRGHSDVVKMMEEAIRLRSHPYVKGDVAVMRHQDQQTIAELQSEVEKKTEELRQSSLVHESEVTRLRNEIQ; this is translated from the exons ATGAAGAAGACTCATTTGgtgagtttgagtattgagag tttcttgtttactcTGTCAGGAAGGACAGCCATCCATTGGGCTGCAGTgaataatcacgtgactattgtAGAGAGACTTGtgtcttgttctgttcctgttgatatcaaggATAATGTTGGTTGTACATCACTGTGGTTTGCTGCTAGTAATGgtcatgtgtgttgtgttgatgttctcctaaaacatggagcgagtccccaacatgagag TAAGAGTGAAGGATCACCACTGGAGATTGCCAAGCAACGTGGTCACAGTGATGTGGTTAagatgatggaagaagccataagat TGAGATCTCATCCATATGTGAAGGGAGATGTTGCTGTCATGAGACAtcaagaccaacagaca atTGCTGAACTGCAGAGTGAAGTCgagaagaagacagaagaatTAAGACAATCATCCCTGGTCCATGAGAGTGAAGTGACGAGGTTGAGGAACGAAATCCAATAG